One Chitinivibrionales bacterium genomic region harbors:
- a CDS encoding PKD domain-containing protein produces MRPSIWKSALTVCGLAFLAHATLSQQDAMQIAQQEIQNTVKVSTCGRWTSQTQIATAYPIYIDGITGISYYECKATTNGVDAGYVLVNVNQTDVIIVESATIGKTLYEQFQAMLGSTNFIVCRYNDVCSAALDPTSKNVLATMGFPNPNQQGLAKTAAAAATSAITNFRAASQKAGCQPNYPPSFIKQYYSDSTKTVLGKIAAATTDFCQLKSSYSCSGYPPCNNTHPTLANIQTPPWNQYNKSDGAFNGCGPVAWAIVYGYWKQFKGKDKLFPGLANLNGDYCMENNTCSGSPTTIPALDQPVYNCMDICSGNMGTFEIGNSSATLPFNMGEGVWYAQNLGYEVTCTNNTAPTNLDEIKSNISNDQPVIIGTDDNFWSTAFGAPGGIPDHYIVAEQYLRCNKTVYILGQQIASYASSIKLYCNYGWGGNYKWLTCVQSAIGVPGAVNCYTTCAINNYYTVDFYATKVSGTIPFTVTFNLTNNLLSSVDPIWKGKLPCLKWDFGDGVIVTGQDTQTPPNVVTFTHKYAKAGKYTVALYASDAGCGTGWQITVNKPNYIHAYPGTAPYADLLLK; encoded by the coding sequence ATGAGACCATCAATTTGGAAATCCGCTCTTACCGTATGCGGCCTGGCATTCCTTGCCCATGCCACGCTGTCACAACAGGACGCCATGCAAATTGCCCAGCAGGAAATCCAGAATACCGTAAAAGTGTCCACCTGCGGCAGATGGACGTCTCAAACGCAAATAGCCACGGCCTATCCGATTTACATAGACGGCATAACAGGTATCTCATACTACGAATGCAAGGCAACGACTAATGGGGTCGATGCGGGTTATGTACTGGTCAATGTAAATCAAACCGACGTCATTATTGTTGAAAGTGCTACGATAGGGAAGACGCTGTACGAACAATTTCAAGCAATGCTTGGAAGCACGAACTTTATCGTTTGTCGTTACAACGATGTGTGCTCGGCGGCTTTAGATCCGACCAGCAAAAACGTGCTTGCTACCATGGGATTTCCCAATCCCAACCAACAAGGCTTGGCAAAAACCGCGGCTGCCGCAGCCACTTCGGCCATCACAAACTTCCGGGCAGCTTCCCAAAAGGCCGGGTGCCAACCTAATTATCCGCCTTCCTTTATCAAACAATACTACAGCGACAGCACTAAAACCGTTTTAGGGAAAATTGCGGCCGCCACCACGGATTTTTGCCAATTGAAAAGCAGTTACTCCTGTTCCGGATACCCCCCTTGCAATAACACGCACCCTACTTTGGCAAATATCCAGACTCCGCCGTGGAACCAATATAATAAGAGCGATGGCGCATTCAACGGGTGCGGGCCGGTGGCGTGGGCAATTGTGTACGGTTACTGGAAGCAATTTAAAGGAAAGGACAAGCTCTTTCCGGGCCTTGCAAATCTCAATGGGGATTATTGTATGGAGAATAATACCTGTTCCGGTTCTCCCACCACAATCCCCGCCCTCGATCAGCCCGTCTATAATTGCATGGATATTTGTTCCGGCAATATGGGAACGTTTGAAATCGGGAATTCAAGCGCAACACTGCCGTTTAATATGGGAGAAGGAGTCTGGTACGCGCAAAATTTGGGATACGAAGTAACATGCACGAATAATACCGCCCCGACCAATCTTGATGAGATAAAATCAAATATAAGCAACGATCAGCCCGTCATTATCGGCACGGACGACAATTTCTGGTCAACCGCTTTTGGCGCTCCGGGAGGAATTCCGGACCACTATATTGTCGCCGAGCAATATTTACGATGCAACAAGACGGTTTATATTCTCGGCCAGCAAATCGCGTCCTATGCCTCGTCAATAAAATTGTACTGCAATTACGGGTGGGGAGGTAATTACAAATGGCTCACCTGTGTTCAAAGCGCGATCGGGGTCCCGGGGGCCGTTAATTGCTACACTACCTGTGCCATCAATAATTATTATACCGTCGATTTCTACGCTACGAAAGTTTCCGGAACAATTCCATTTACCGTCACCTTTAATCTGACGAATAATCTGTTGTCAAGCGTCGATCCTATTTGGAAGGGAAAGCTTCCTTGTTTAAAGTGGGATTTTGGCGATGGCGTCATCGTGACCGGACAAGACACGCAGACGCCGCCGAATGTCGTGACATTCACGCATAAGTATGCGAAAGCCGGCAAGTATACCGTCGCCTTATATGCAAGCGACGCCGGATGCGGAACGGGCTGGCAAATTACCGTCAATAAACCAAATTATATCCACGCGTACCCCGGCACGGCCCCCTATGCCGATCTGCTTTTGAAATAG
- a CDS encoding PEGA domain-containing protein, whose protein sequence is MNKTAAFTLFTGLLTVTLLAESNKYTIAVTDLVGQGIDQSTAAILSDRLRTELFKTGSITVLERGVMQDILKEQGFQQTACSADSCIVQVGQLLGVSHMISGTIGKLEKLYTLDIRMFEVSSGKIVYSESVDCECPIEKVITGSIPVVAKKIARHITNPSQDTAQIAAPAEQPAEPAAPPPPPPPVKHFGGLSVASVPSGAQVIINGSAAGETPFATEKLEAGPYHLRLDMPSYKFVDDSVVIAEGKVEKREFTLEHTVTWRDSVAAARRDSLRRIASVKPVVKAEKEKQRKKSPAVKITFGALSLVSVAAGVYMDFLVQEQVKKANGLKSDYAKLADNTQYPYYSSQIKQNTDNANAFQLAEYICYGLAGALGIGFVVSLSF, encoded by the coding sequence TTGAACAAAACAGCCGCATTCACTTTATTTACCGGCCTCCTGACCGTGACCCTGCTTGCCGAGTCCAACAAATACACCATTGCCGTGACCGACCTTGTGGGCCAGGGCATTGACCAGTCCACGGCGGCCATACTTTCGGACCGGTTGCGCACCGAGCTTTTCAAGACCGGTTCGATCACGGTGCTTGAGCGCGGGGTGATGCAGGACATTCTCAAGGAGCAGGGGTTTCAGCAGACGGCGTGTTCGGCCGACTCGTGCATCGTGCAGGTGGGGCAGTTGCTCGGCGTGTCGCACATGATCAGCGGCACCATCGGCAAGCTCGAAAAGTTGTACACGCTCGACATCCGGATGTTCGAGGTGTCGTCCGGGAAAATCGTGTATTCCGAGAGCGTGGACTGCGAATGCCCGATTGAAAAGGTGATTACCGGCTCGATACCGGTGGTCGCGAAGAAGATCGCGCGGCACATTACCAATCCGTCGCAGGACACTGCCCAGATCGCGGCCCCGGCGGAGCAGCCTGCTGAGCCCGCAGCACCGCCGCCGCCTCCTCCTCCTGTCAAGCATTTTGGCGGGCTCAGCGTTGCGAGCGTTCCGAGCGGCGCGCAGGTGATCATCAATGGTTCTGCAGCCGGCGAAACGCCGTTTGCGACCGAGAAACTCGAGGCCGGGCCGTATCATCTCAGGCTCGACATGCCTTCGTACAAGTTCGTCGACGATTCGGTGGTCATTGCCGAGGGAAAGGTTGAAAAAAGGGAATTCACGCTTGAGCACACGGTGACGTGGCGCGATTCGGTGGCCGCGGCGCGGCGCGACTCGCTGCGGAGAATTGCATCTGTCAAGCCTGTGGTGAAGGCTGAAAAAGAGAAGCAGCGGAAGAAAAGCCCCGCGGTCAAGATCACGTTCGGCGCGCTTTCGCTGGTTTCCGTGGCGGCCGGCGTTTACATGGATTTTCTGGTGCAGGAGCAGGTCAAAAAGGCAAACGGCCTTAAAAGCGATTATGCCAAGCTGGCCGACAATACGCAGTATCCGTATTATTCTTCGCAGATCAAGCAGAACACCGACAACGCGAACGCGTTCCAGCTTGCCGAATATATCTGTTACGGGCTTGCCGGCGCGTTGGGGATCGGGTTCGTGGTATCGCTTTCGTTTTGA